ACCAGAAGCTTCGTCGCCGGCCTTACCAACTCTGTAAACCTTGTTGTTGACGGAGGTTCTGTGGTGGTAACCGTTCTGACCGGATCTGGCAACAGCCCAGTTAACATGGGATGGATGCCATGGTCCAATACAAGCAACCTTTCTTGCACCTCTGTGGGTCTTTCTTGGCAACTTGGTAGTTCCGTATCTGTGCGTAACACCCTCGTAACCGTGACCTCTGGTAACGGCGATAACATCAACACTCTCGTCTTGCTCGAAAACGGTGTCAACAGGAACAGTCTTCTCGAAGTGCTCCTTAGCCCAGTCAACCTTGTCGGAAACAGATCCACCGTTGAGCTGGATCTCGGCCAAGTGTGCCTTCTTCTGGCTCAATGGTGTCTTTCTGATCTGGGTGTGGACCAACACTCTGACGACACTGCAGTACTTCTTAACTCTGGCCAACTCAGTCTCGATGTCAGCAGCACCGTTAGCATACTTCTCGGAGTACTTGGCGAATGCTCTCTTCTTAGACTTGTACCAGTTCTTGTAGAATCTTCTCTTGACCTCGTCGGACAAATGCTCGGCCCAAACAGTGGTCAATGATCTCAAACCTCTTGGAGTCTCAACGTATCCAACAACACCAACGACAACCAACTCTGGAGTGTCGACGACAGTAGCAGCCTCAACGATCTCTCTCTTGTGGACGTTGGAACCTGGTCTGTTAAGATCCCTGACAATGGTGGTCATACCAGCCTTGTAACCGAGGAAGGCAGTCAAGTGAACTGGCTTAGTCTTGTCATCCTTAGGGAAGGCTCTAATGTGACCTCTCTGTTGGGAGGCTCTCTTTCTTGGAAGGAAACCCAAAGAACCGTGTCTTGGCTCGGAGAACTTTCTGTGAGACATGTTTGTTGTGTTAGTTATATACGTGAAATATTCGACGCTACTGAAGGGAAATGTCAAAAGGTCAACTTGCGAATAGTTTGTTAACGTGGGTGAATAGCTAGAAAAAGCTTCACCCTCGCTTTCAacggatgaaaaaaattattgtgcaaaatttttcactgcGAAAAATGTACAATGCTAGCCAGGAGGAACGAAAGGGCTTTTGGTCAGGGTAACCCTCGTACGATATGATATTTCTTGcgtttattttttttttgacctCTAACTTTATTCGCACCTGTTTGCTCGCTCCTGTTGAATCGCACCTGCTTGCTTACGTCAGCTGGGCCGCTATGACGTTTGAGAATATGAATAGATGAGGAGGATAGGAGTACCTAATATATTCGCAGGTGTATTTGCTGTACTTCCTAGTATGTTTCCTGGTATATTGCTCTATTTCCTCCTATGTTTCCTATTTCGTAGTGCATTTCCTATTTCCCTTCCCTCAGTGAAATAGGCTAGCTTCAAGAAACCCTCTGTACTATTCATACTAACTGAAGTTGTGATGTTGTTTGCATACTGCTATCATGTAAAGTAAATCAAATAACTTCCTTTACTTCAGTTTCTTGTGAGATGATTCAGATCAATTCAATAACTGTATGCTCCCCTAAATTTAACCAGCCATGCCATAATTAAAGCATTTTCACAGTTTTTACGCTGCTCTCGTATCACAATTAACAATCTtttacctctttcttctATTACTcacattatttttcccccttcaTTTTTCGTCACGAGCAGTGCATCAGAAAACAGAAGATGAGTAAAAGTCGCACTTTTTTTAGCGCCCTGCAAAATTACTGGAATTGGTAACGCGCTTACCACAAGACTaatcttttattatttgaaaaaaattttcttattaTCCTATTATCCCGGACAATTCATGACTCAATTTTTACGTTGGATAATGGAACTTTGAAAACCGTCCCAACCCAATAATAACTGCGCCgtaaaaatgtatataaACTCTGATATTTCTTCGTATGTTTCAATACTAGGAATCTTTTGCTCCCATACTAACACATCCAAAATTTCTTAGATCTTCGTTCCACTTTCAAAAACAAGCTTTGGAAATATAATACAACATACTTTCCTGTTGGTGTTTCTTACTTGCGATCGCATAGGTGACGATTAATGAATAGAACTTGTGACGATTATATTGCTGATTATATCTGGAAAAGTCTTATctattaaataaaaagaagcatgtTTTCCTTactttcaaaaaatgtCCACAAGGGAGCTATTGGAACTGTCAGGTACAGTTCCACTAGCAGTTTACAAAAGGCAGCTTTGAGAATCCAGAATGGTCCTGTGTTTAAAGGCTACTCTTTTGGTGCCAATAAAAATGTCAGTGGTGAAGCTGTCTTTACTACATCATTGGTTGGATATCCGGAATCTATGACGGATCCTTCCTATAGGGGCcaaattctttgctttACGCAGCCCCTGATTGGAAACTACGGTGTTCCTTCCTCTGCTGTTAAGGATAAATACAATTTGCTCAAGTATTTCGAATCCCCACACATCCAATGTAAGGCCATAGTTGTTGGAGATGCTGCTATGGAGTATTCTCATTGGACCGCAGTTGAGAGTTTGAGTGATTGGTGCAAAAGAGAAGGGGTTGCTGCCATAACTGGTGTGGATACAAGAGCACTTGTTTCCTATTTGAGGGAGCAGGGATCGAGTTTGAGCAAGTTGCTGATTGGTGAAGCAGCTGAGTCCGAATCAAACACCCCTTACGAAGATCCAAGCAAGCTGAATCTGGTGTCTCAGGTGAGTACCAAGTCACCTTTCAAGATTCCTGCCTTGTCACCAAAATCCAACATCCTTGTGATTGACTGCGGTGTGAAGGAAAACATATTGAGAAATCTCGTCAAGAGAGATGCATCCATCACAGTTGTGCCATATGATTTCCCGGTTCAGAATATAATCTCCAATTACGACGGTTTGTTCATCACAAACGGTCCAGGTGATCCAACAACTTGTGCTGCCACCATTAAAAACTTGAAGGCAACAATGGCACAGAACCTTGATTTGCCAATTATGGGCATCTGTTTGGGACACCAGTTGTTGGCACTAGCTAGTGGTGCACATACTTTAAAGTTGAAGTATGGTAATCGTGCCCATAACATCCCTACTTTGGACTTGACCACAGGTCAGTGCCACATCACGTCGCAAAACCATGGTTATGCCGTTGATGCTTCGACACTACCAAGCGATTTTGAGCAGTACTTTATCAATCTTAATGACATGTCTAATGAGGGTATGATCCACAAGACAAGGCCAATATTCTCTACACAGTTCCATCCAGAAGCCAAGGGTGGCCCATTAGACACTTCGTTCTTGTTCGATAGgttctttgaaaatgttcAGACTTATCA
This sequence is a window from Brettanomyces bruxellensis chromosome 5, complete sequence. Protein-coding genes within it:
- the CPA1 gene encoding Multifunctional pyrimidine synthesis protein CAD (MEROPS:MER0060647~BUSCO:EOG09262914), with product MFSLLSKNVHKGAIGTVRYSSTSSLQKAALRIQNGPVFKGYSFGANKNVSGEAVFTTSLVGYPESMTDPSYRGQILCFTQPLIGNYGVPSSAVKDKYNLLKYFESPHIQCKAIVVGDAAMEYSHWTAVESLSDWCKREGVAAITGVDTRALVSYLREQGSSLSKLLIGEAAESESNTPYEDPSKLNLVSQVSTKSPFKIPALSPKSNILVIDCGVKENILRNLVKRDASITVVPYDFPVQNIISNYDGLFITNGPGDPTTCAATIKNLKATMAQNLDLPIMGICLGHQLLALASGAHTLKLKYGNRAHNIPTLDLTTGQCHITSQNHGYAVDASTLPSDFEQYFINLNDMSNEGMIHKTRPIFSTQFHPEAKGGPLDTSFLFDRFFENVQTYQKRNHETLSDLAFLTKEFPQERVFF
- the RPL3 gene encoding 60S ribosomal protein L3 → MSHRKFSEPRHGSLGFLPRKRASQQRGHIRAFPKDDKTKPVHLTAFLGYKAGMTTIVRDLNRPGSNVHKREIVEAATVVDTPELVVVGVVGYVETPRGLRSLTTVWAEHLSDEVKRRFYKNWYKSKKRAFAKYSEKYANGAADIETELARVKKYCSVVRVLVHTQIRKTPLSQKKAHLAEIQLNGGSVSDKVDWAKEHFEKTVPVDTVFEQDESVDVIAVTRGHGYEGVTHRYGTTKLPRKTHRGARKVACIGPWHPSHVNWAVARSGQNGYHHRTSVNNKVYRVGKAGDEASGSTDFDRTKKTINPLGGFVKYGEVKNDFVLLKGSIPGPVKRIITLRKALHHPTNRKALEKVNLKWIDTSSNFGKGRFQTAAEKHAFLGTLKRDLEN